The nucleotide sequence TCGGCGCGGGCGGCACGGTCGAGCGGCCCACTCGCCTCGGCCCCGCGATGATCTTCAATAACGTGAAGGGCTACCCGCACAGCCGCGTGCTGGTCGGCCTCATGGCGAGCCGCAAGCGCGTTGGCCTGCTGCTCGACGCCGAGCCGCGCCGCCTCACCCAGCGCATGGCGCAGGCCGTGCACAACGCCATCGACCCCGTGAGCGTGCCGCGCGAAGCCGCGCCGTGCCAGGAAACCGTGTATCTCGCGAGCGACCCCGGCTTCGACCTGCGCAAGCTCATTCCCGCGCCGACCAACACCGAGAGCGACGCCGGCCCGTTCCTGTGCCTCGGCCTCGTGCTGGGCAGCGACCCGGACACCGGCCACGCCGACGTCACCATCCACCGCCTGTGCGTGCAGGGCCGCGACGAACTCTCCATTTTCTTCGCGCCGGGCCGCCATATCGACGCCTTCCGCCAGAAAGCCGAAGCGCGCGGCGAGGCGCTGCCTGTGTCGGTGAACATGGGGCTCGACCCGGCCATCCATATCGGCGCGTGCTTCGAGGCGCCCACCACGCCGTTCGGCTTCGACGAGCTTTCCATTGCGGGCGGCCTGCGCGGCAAGCCGATCGAACTCGTGGACTGCGTGAGCGTGAAGCAGAAGTCGATTGCGCGCGCGGAGATCGTGATCGAAGGCGAGATCCTGCCGAACGTGCGCGTGGCCGAAGACCAGCACACGCACACCGGCCACGCCATGCCTGAATTTCCGGGCTACAACGGCCCGGCCAATCCCGCGCTGCCCGTCATCAAGGTCAGGGCCATCACGATGCGGCATGGCGCGATCATGCAAACGCTCGTGGGCCCAGGCGAGGAGCACACGAATCTCGCGGGCATTCCCACCGAGGCGAGCATCTACAGCGCCGTGGAAGCGGCCATGCCCGGCTTCGTGAGTCAGGTGCATGCGCACACGGCCGGCGGCGGCAAGCTGCTCGCCGTGCTGCAGGTCAACAAGCGCTCGGCCTTCGACGACGGCCGAGCGCGGCAGGCCGCGATCATCGCGCTCGGCGTGTACTCGGAACTCAAGCACGTGATCCTCGTGGACGCCGACGTCGATCCCTTCGACACCGACGACGTCATGTGGGCCATGACCACGCGCTATCAGGGCGACGTCTCGACGGTCTTCGTGCCCAAGGTGAACGGCCACGTGCTCGACCCCTCGCAAACGCCCGAATTCAATCCCGCGCTGCCCGCGCGCGGCGTGACCTGCAAGACGATCTTCGACTGCACGGCGCCGTACCATCTGCGCGACGAATTCGTGCGGGCGAAGTTCAAGGAGGTGGACCCGCGCCCGTTTGCCCCCGCGCTTTTCGGGGACGATCATGAGTAAGCGCGCGTTGCATGGCCGCAAGCGGTTGATCGTGG is from Paraburkholderia flagellata and encodes:
- a CDS encoding UbiD family decarboxylase, with protein sequence MNQRIEPAQLQTEPIDDLRSALKRLAQSPGQLLETDHEVDPHAQLAGVYRHIGAGGTVERPTRLGPAMIFNNVKGYPHSRVLVGLMASRKRVGLLLDAEPRRLTQRMAQAVHNAIDPVSVPREAAPCQETVYLASDPGFDLRKLIPAPTNTESDAGPFLCLGLVLGSDPDTGHADVTIHRLCVQGRDELSIFFAPGRHIDAFRQKAEARGEALPVSVNMGLDPAIHIGACFEAPTTPFGFDELSIAGGLRGKPIELVDCVSVKQKSIARAEIVIEGEILPNVRVAEDQHTHTGHAMPEFPGYNGPANPALPVIKVRAITMRHGAIMQTLVGPGEEHTNLAGIPTEASIYSAVEAAMPGFVSQVHAHTAGGGKLLAVLQVNKRSAFDDGRARQAAIIALGVYSELKHVILVDADVDPFDTDDVMWAMTTRYQGDVSTVFVPKVNGHVLDPSQTPEFNPALPARGVTCKTIFDCTAPYHLRDEFVRAKFKEVDPRPFAPALFGDDHE